In Streptomyces sp. NBC_01707, a genomic segment contains:
- a CDS encoding serine/threonine-protein kinase, whose amino-acid sequence MSPDPAPAPGPPRSPDPRRDTELPVGRPSDLLGRQIADYRVESEIGRGGMAVVYRARDLRLDRTVALKLLAPELARNDTFRKRFTHESRVAAAIDHPHIVPVFEAGETEGILYIAMRYVAGQDLRALIDRQGPMQIATAVRIAAQVASALDAAHDHDLVHRDVKPGNILVAAGTDSDHPEHVYLTDFGLTKKSLSLTGFTSVGQFVGTLDYVAPEQISGRPVDGRCDVYSLACVVFETMAAAPPFQRDDDMALLWAHQFDPPPPLTGRRPDLPPAVDDVLVKALAKSPDDRYDSCLQFVAALRSAARSTVRKDRPPTQVDQRIGAWATGPGPPPAPPHWALPVFPGLVR is encoded by the coding sequence ATGTCCCCCGACCCCGCCCCCGCGCCGGGCCCTCCGCGCTCCCCCGACCCGCGTCGGGACACGGAGCTGCCCGTGGGCCGACCGTCCGACCTGCTCGGCAGGCAGATCGCGGATTACCGGGTGGAGAGCGAGATCGGCCGCGGTGGCATGGCGGTCGTGTACCGCGCGAGGGATCTGCGGCTGGACCGGACGGTCGCGCTCAAGCTGCTCGCCCCCGAACTCGCCCGCAACGACACCTTCAGGAAGCGGTTCACCCATGAGTCGAGGGTGGCCGCCGCGATCGACCATCCGCATATCGTGCCGGTCTTCGAGGCCGGGGAGACCGAGGGCATCCTCTACATCGCGATGCGTTATGTCGCCGGCCAGGACCTGCGCGCCCTCATCGACCGTCAGGGGCCGATGCAGATCGCGACGGCGGTCCGGATCGCCGCGCAGGTGGCGTCCGCGCTCGACGCCGCACACGACCACGACCTGGTGCACAGGGACGTCAAACCCGGCAACATCTTGGTCGCTGCGGGCACGGACAGCGACCACCCGGAACATGTGTACCTCACGGACTTCGGGCTGACGAAGAAGTCGCTGTCGCTGACCGGGTTCACCTCGGTGGGCCAGTTCGTCGGCACGCTCGACTACGTGGCGCCCGAGCAGATCTCCGGGCGTCCGGTGGACGGCCGGTGCGACGTCTACAGCCTGGCCTGTGTGGTGTTCGAGACGATGGCCGCCGCACCGCCGTTTCAGCGGGACGACGACATGGCGCTGTTGTGGGCCCATCAGTTCGACCCGCCGCCGCCGCTGACCGGCAGGCGCCCCGACCTCCCGCCCGCCGTCGACGACGTGCTGGTGAAGGCCCTGGCCAAGAGCCCTGACGACCGGTACGACTCCTGTCTGCAGTTCGTCGCCGCGCTGCGCTCGGCAGCGCGGAGCACGGTGCGGAAGGACCGTCCGCCGACGCAGGTGGACCAACGAATCGGTGCATGGGCCACCGGGCCCGGACCACCGCCCGCGCCGCCGCACTGGGCCCTTCCCGTGTTCCCGGGGCTCGTACGCTGA
- a CDS encoding SpoIIE family protein phosphatase: MSDAGAPVPASTKDDGLDAALLDRLFDQSVVGLHVLDPQLRLVRISSPPGSDLAEQVLGRHFTDAYHLDRPNSSTAELLQRVLDTGVPVHDRLVHGRAEGAPGPSRSFLVTVYRLNGKQGQVLGLLAAVVDVTEREKARTRAIYRARLLRSVGRSLDMATTCQGLVEAVVPGFADFAVVEVVDEVLRGADPPLAPLGAEVPLRRAALRGLMDAEGRDGLVSDTRRLPAGTPFALAVSDLQPRHVALDADSPWLAADPQTARVMRALDAHSLMVVPLTLHGAVLGLVSLYRGPGSEPYDANDTTLAQTAAVHVALSIDNARRYERDHVIASTVQRRLLPQGDSARIAVDTAHVLLPGRNIGCWFDTIGLSGARTALVVGNVAGHGLQTAIAMGQLRTVIQALAGLDLEPAEVLARLNDTADRLAAERAALPAGDTLHRESLNASCVYAVYDPFSRTCTVARAGHPAPIVIAPDGSTPAVDVPEGPALFASDSAPFATAVLEIDEGSILAFATGALLPDDESAARVRRALARPDRDLQRLCDGVVYSQPTDSLPDGAALLLARTGRVPPERVATWELVHERTTPAVARTLVRDRLDGWNLDDETVQATELIVSELVTNAVRYGTPPLQLRLILDRSLTCEVHDSSPVAPHLRHARTVDEGGRGLFIVSQLATHWGTRYDRHGKALWTEQEVPGLR; encoded by the coding sequence GTGTCGGACGCAGGTGCACCGGTCCCCGCGTCCACGAAGGACGACGGTCTGGACGCGGCGCTCCTCGACAGACTGTTCGACCAGTCCGTGGTGGGCCTTCATGTGCTCGATCCGCAGCTACGTCTGGTTCGGATCAGCTCACCACCCGGTTCCGACCTCGCCGAGCAGGTGCTCGGGCGGCACTTCACCGATGCGTACCATCTCGACCGGCCGAACTCCTCCACCGCGGAGCTGCTGCAACGCGTGCTGGACACGGGTGTACCGGTGCACGATCGGCTGGTCCACGGTCGCGCAGAGGGAGCGCCCGGTCCGAGCCGCAGCTTCCTGGTCACCGTCTACCGGCTGAACGGCAAGCAGGGGCAGGTCCTCGGCCTGCTCGCCGCCGTCGTCGATGTCACCGAGCGCGAGAAGGCACGCACCCGGGCGATATACCGGGCGAGGTTGCTCAGGAGTGTGGGCCGGTCTCTCGATATGGCGACCACGTGCCAGGGGCTGGTCGAAGCCGTCGTGCCGGGGTTCGCGGACTTCGCCGTGGTCGAGGTCGTGGACGAAGTGCTGCGCGGCGCGGATCCTCCGCTGGCCCCGCTGGGGGCGGAGGTCCCGCTGCGCCGGGCCGCGCTGCGCGGACTCATGGACGCCGAAGGCCGGGACGGGCTCGTCAGTGACACGCGCCGGCTGCCTGCCGGCACCCCCTTCGCCCTGGCGGTGTCGGACCTGCAGCCCCGGCATGTCGCACTCGACGCGGACTCCCCGTGGCTCGCCGCGGATCCGCAGACCGCCCGGGTGATGCGGGCGCTCGATGCCCATTCACTGATGGTGGTCCCATTGACTCTGCACGGCGCGGTCCTCGGGCTGGTGAGCCTGTACCGGGGCCCTGGATCGGAGCCGTACGACGCGAACGACACCACGCTCGCGCAGACCGCGGCCGTCCATGTCGCGCTCAGTATCGACAACGCGCGCCGGTACGAGCGCGACCATGTGATCGCGTCGACGGTCCAGCGCCGACTGCTGCCGCAGGGCGACAGTGCCAGGATCGCCGTCGACACCGCGCACGTCCTGCTGCCCGGCCGCAACATCGGATGCTGGTTCGACACCATCGGCCTGTCCGGCGCCCGCACCGCGCTGGTCGTCGGCAATGTCGCGGGTCACGGCCTCCAAACAGCCATCGCCATGGGGCAGTTGCGTACGGTCATCCAGGCCCTGGCCGGTCTGGATCTGGAGCCGGCCGAGGTCCTGGCCCGGCTGAACGACACGGCGGACCGGCTGGCCGCCGAGCGCGCCGCGCTGCCGGCGGGCGACACGCTGCACCGGGAGTCACTGAATGCGTCCTGCGTCTACGCGGTCTACGACCCGTTCTCCCGCACCTGTACGGTCGCCCGCGCGGGACATCCCGCGCCGATCGTCATCGCACCCGACGGCAGCACGCCCGCCGTGGACGTACCCGAGGGGCCGGCGCTCTTCGCCTCCGACAGCGCCCCGTTCGCCACTGCCGTCCTCGAGATCGACGAGGGCAGCATCCTGGCGTTCGCCACCGGCGCACTGCTGCCCGACGACGAGTCCGCCGCGCGAGTACGGAGGGCGCTGGCGCGCCCCGACCGCGATCTGCAGAGGCTGTGCGACGGCGTCGTCTACAGCCAGCCGACCGACAGTCTCCCTGACGGCGCGGCCCTTCTCCTCGCCCGTACCGGCAGAGTGCCGCCCGAGCGCGTCGCCACGTGGGAGCTGGTTCATGAGCGGACGACACCCGCCGTCGCCCGTACCCTGGTGCGCGACCGGCTCGACGGCTGGAACCTCGACGACGAGACGGTCCAGGCGACCGAGTTGATCGTGAGCGAGCTGGTGACCAACGCCGTCCGGTACGGCACCCCGCCCCTCCAGCTGCGGCTCATTCTGGACCGGTCGCTGACGTGCGAGGTCCACGACAGCAGCCCGGTGGCACCGCACCTGCGCCATGCCCGGACGGTCGACGAGGGCGGGCGCGGACTGTTCATCGTCTCCCAGCTCGCCACTCACTGGGGCACCCGGTACGACCGGCACGGCAAGGCACTCTGGACCGAGCAGGAGGTGCCCGGCCTCCGGTGA
- a CDS encoding S8 family serine peptidase yields the protein MHRHVKSACVSTLAAAAAVALAAGMTTPAVATVDRTHARATGTQLVAPHHITLITGDRVSVDAKGRVVMFEPAKGREHIPVAKRIRDGHTLLVPSDARGLIADGKLDERLFDVTELNSAVNRKAQKAGLKLIVGYRGGQAAAAKAEVREAGGTKVRRTLKSLNADALTTPKSDAEDIWQALTSKRAGSGERATASGVDRVWLDGVRRASLDKSVPQIGAPAAWQAGYTGKGVKIAVLDTGVDATHPDLQGQVLAEKNFSTSADAVDRFGHGTHVASIAAGTGAKSDGKFKGVAPDAKLLNGKVLDDSGYGEDSGILAGMEWAAEQGADIVNLSLGGPDSPEIDPLEAEVNKLSAEKGVLFAIAAGNEGEGGAGTVGSPGSADAALTVGAVDDNDKLAAFSSRGPRIGDGAIKPDVTAPGVDITAAAAPGSVIDQEVGQNPPGYLTISGTSMATPHVAGAAALLKQEHPEWKYAELKGALTASTKPGAYTPFEQGSGRIAVDRAIGQSVVADPVSVGFGVQQWPHTDDTPVVKKVTYRNLGATDVTLDLAVTATGPTGKPAPAGFFALGADKVTVPAGGTAEVPLTVDTKLGGTTDGSYSAYVVGSGGGQTVRTAAAVEREAESYTVTLKHLDRQGKSAALYDTSLVGIGGDVADVWLDPTGPTGTVKVRVPRGTYAVNTGIYVDREDFGKGADWIFQPKLSVTKDVTVTLDARKTKPVDITVPDTGAKSQFASADIQLETEQSGYDFGWWLDSFKGFRTAHLGAQVTDGSLSQFWSGIWAKGSSTGYDVVFGGPVKQVATGYTKKFTTAQMAKVKIGLGTSAAGKTGGIAPWGYVPGSFSNISVPSEQKLPATRTLYLSTANKVKWSFDFEQYGGVDSDGFPVADAFYTLGAPQTFAAGKSYGKTFNTAVFGPRIDKSYGLFREGNDLIGVLPLFADGQTHSGSSAYTSVKTSLYRNGTKVAENTDALDGQSFFKVPSGDAEYRLTTSVKRSAKVASVSSRIDASWTFRSKKTSSAAQLPASTVRFSPTVTLDSKVTAGRTASVPVKVLGAAAGTNLKSLTVYVSYDAGKTWKKVTVKSGKISVKNPAKGKSISFKANFTDKKGNKSSVSIYNAYYGK from the coding sequence TTGCACAGACATGTGAAGAGTGCGTGCGTATCCACCCTTGCCGCGGCAGCCGCCGTGGCGCTCGCGGCGGGCATGACCACCCCGGCCGTGGCGACAGTGGATCGCACGCACGCGAGGGCCACGGGCACACAGCTCGTGGCCCCGCACCACATCACACTCATCACCGGTGACCGCGTCTCCGTGGATGCCAAGGGCCGTGTCGTGATGTTCGAGCCCGCCAAGGGGCGCGAACACATACCGGTGGCCAAGCGCATACGCGACGGGCACACGCTCCTCGTTCCGAGCGACGCCCGGGGGCTGATCGCCGACGGCAAGCTCGACGAGCGGCTCTTCGACGTCACCGAGCTGAACAGCGCGGTGAACCGCAAGGCCCAGAAGGCGGGCCTGAAACTGATCGTCGGGTATCGGGGCGGGCAGGCCGCCGCGGCGAAGGCCGAGGTCCGGGAAGCGGGCGGTACGAAGGTCCGGCGGACCTTGAAATCGCTGAATGCCGACGCGCTGACCACCCCGAAGAGCGACGCCGAGGATATCTGGCAGGCGCTCACCAGCAAGCGCGCGGGCAGCGGCGAACGCGCCACGGCCTCCGGTGTCGACCGGGTCTGGCTGGACGGGGTGCGTCGGGCGAGCCTCGACAAGAGCGTGCCCCAGATCGGTGCGCCGGCCGCATGGCAGGCCGGTTACACCGGCAAGGGCGTCAAGATCGCTGTCCTGGACACCGGCGTGGACGCCACCCACCCCGACCTCCAGGGCCAGGTCCTCGCCGAGAAGAACTTCTCCACGTCGGCCGACGCGGTCGACCGCTTCGGGCACGGCACCCATGTGGCATCCATCGCGGCCGGCACGGGCGCCAAGTCGGACGGGAAGTTCAAGGGCGTAGCCCCGGATGCCAAGCTGCTGAACGGCAAGGTGCTCGACGACAGCGGCTACGGTGAGGACTCCGGCATCCTGGCCGGCATGGAGTGGGCGGCCGAGCAGGGCGCCGACATCGTCAACCTGAGCCTGGGCGGCCCCGACAGCCCTGAGATCGATCCGCTCGAAGCCGAAGTGAACAAGCTGTCGGCGGAGAAGGGCGTCCTGTTCGCCATCGCGGCGGGCAACGAGGGCGAGGGCGGGGCCGGCACGGTCGGCTCGCCGGGCAGCGCGGACGCCGCGCTGACCGTCGGCGCGGTCGACGACAACGACAAGTTGGCCGCGTTCTCCAGCCGCGGTCCGCGTATCGGCGACGGTGCGATCAAGCCCGATGTGACCGCACCCGGTGTGGACATCACGGCCGCAGCCGCACCCGGTTCCGTCATCGACCAGGAGGTCGGGCAGAACCCGCCCGGCTATCTGACGATCTCCGGTACGTCGATGGCGACCCCGCACGTGGCGGGCGCCGCGGCGCTGCTCAAGCAGGAGCACCCGGAGTGGAAGTACGCCGAGCTCAAGGGCGCGCTGACCGCGTCCACGAAGCCGGGCGCGTACACGCCGTTCGAGCAGGGCTCGGGCCGGATCGCCGTCGACCGGGCCATCGGCCAGAGTGTCGTTGCCGATCCGGTCTCGGTCGGCTTCGGAGTGCAGCAGTGGCCGCACACCGATGACACCCCGGTCGTCAAGAAGGTGACGTACCGTAACCTCGGTGCGACGGACGTCACCCTCGACCTGGCGGTGACGGCCACCGGCCCGACGGGCAAGCCCGCGCCCGCCGGCTTCTTCGCCCTCGGCGCGGACAAGGTCACCGTCCCCGCGGGCGGTACCGCCGAGGTACCGCTGACCGTCGACACCAAGCTCGGCGGCACGACGGACGGCAGCTACTCCGCCTATGTCGTCGGCAGCGGCGGCGGCCAGACCGTCCGCACCGCGGCCGCGGTCGAGCGCGAGGCCGAGTCGTACACCGTGACGCTCAAGCACCTCGACCGGCAGGGGAAGTCCGCCGCGCTCTACGACACGAGTCTCGTCGGTATCGGCGGGGACGTGGCGGACGTGTGGCTCGACCCGACGGGACCGACCGGAACGGTGAAGGTGCGTGTCCCCAGGGGGACCTACGCGGTCAACACCGGTATCTACGTGGACCGGGAGGACTTCGGCAAGGGTGCCGACTGGATCTTCCAGCCGAAGCTGAGCGTCACCAAGGACGTCACCGTGACGCTCGACGCCCGGAAGACGAAGCCGGTGGACATCACCGTGCCCGACACCGGCGCGAAGTCGCAGTTCGCTTCGGCCGACATCCAGCTCGAGACGGAGCAGAGCGGCTACGATTTCGGGTGGTGGCTGGACTCGTTCAAGGGGTTCCGCACCGCCCATCTGGGCGCGCAGGTGACCGACGGCTCGCTGTCCCAGTTCTGGTCCGGCATCTGGGCCAAGGGCTCATCGACCGGCTACGACGTCGTCTTCGGCGGACCGGTGAAGCAGGTCGCGACCGGGTACACCAAGAAGTTCACCACTGCTCAGATGGCCAAGGTGAAGATCGGGCTGGGCACCTCCGCCGCCGGGAAGACCGGTGGGATCGCTCCGTGGGGTTACGTGCCCGGGTCGTTCTCCAACATCTCCGTCCCGTCGGAGCAGAAGCTCCCCGCCACCCGCACGCTCTATCTCTCGACTGCGAACAAGGTGAAGTGGAGCTTCGACTTCGAGCAGTACGGCGGGGTCGACTCCGACGGCTTCCCGGTGGCCGACGCGTTCTACACGCTGGGTGCACCGCAGACCTTCGCGGCGGGCAAGAGTTACGGGAAGACCTTCAACACGGCTGTGTTCGGCCCGAGGATCGACAAGTCGTACGGTCTGTTCCGCGAGGGGAACGACCTCATCGGTGTGCTGCCGCTCTTCGCCGACGGCCAGACCCACTCCGGCTCGTCCGCCTACACCTCGGTGAAGACGTCGCTGTACCGCAACGGCACCAAGGTCGCCGAGAATACGGACGCGCTGGACGGGCAGAGCTTCTTCAAGGTCCCTTCCGGTGACGCCGAGTACCGGCTCACGACCTCCGTGAAGCGATCGGCGAAGGTGGCGTCGGTGTCCTCCCGGATCGACGCCAGCTGGACCTTCCGGTCGAAGAAGACCTCTTCGGCCGCACAGCTCCCGGCATCCACGGTGCGCTTCTCGCCCACGGTGACCCTGGACAGCAAGGTCACTGCCGGCAGGACCGCGTCCGTTCCGGTGAAGGTGCTGGGTGCTGCCGCCGGTACGAACCTCAAGTCGCTGACGGTGTACGTCAGTTACGACGCAGGCAAGACCTGGAAGAAGGTCACCGTCAAGTCGGGCAAGATCTCGGTGAAGAACCCGGCCAAGGGGAAGTCGATCTCCTTCAAGGCCAATTTCACGGACAAGAAGGGCAACAAGTCGTCCGTGTCGATCTACAACGCGTATTACGGGAAGTGA
- a CDS encoding streptophobe family protein — MSQQASSDRSRAPRPAHGWGHALLTVLAGLVVMVVAAALGLWAAGAAGLPDSAFPRVVAAVVVMAAGGSVELSGNAGDLASTHAEFSVLPLSVTLVGALVIAVGFLRPLRHRAVAGSRELAGWAARVAVLWALVLIGLSVLARATFDIPVRDETEAAVADLLGVAPKVGFRTDILLTLVLGLIWLAGILVLALLVSRGAPLPGRLVRFQESVRPAAYAMVVLLLAYVVVGLVVALVVLAVRGHPADTFAVILLGLPNLVWLAYTLGLGASWEGKVDGPFGLPMPQMLDSVLRTPDISTVDVSTLAEQDGRAWWLVVAAAVLTVAAAFLMAVRSPARIRPWQHAVHMAVALVLTVLTICLLARVSAHYGVSLLGIGDLGRGLGGELTLRPRLWSALAVAALWGLVTGFLGGLLASRVDRRGEVPADG, encoded by the coding sequence GTGAGCCAACAGGCATCCAGCGACCGCAGCCGTGCGCCGAGACCCGCGCACGGCTGGGGTCACGCCCTCCTGACGGTGCTCGCCGGGCTGGTGGTCATGGTCGTCGCGGCCGCCCTCGGGCTCTGGGCGGCGGGCGCGGCCGGCCTGCCCGACAGCGCCTTCCCGCGCGTCGTCGCGGCCGTCGTCGTGATGGCGGCAGGCGGATCCGTCGAGCTCTCGGGCAACGCCGGGGATCTCGCCAGTACCCATGCGGAGTTCTCGGTGCTTCCGCTGTCGGTGACCCTGGTCGGCGCCCTGGTGATCGCCGTGGGATTTCTGCGGCCGCTGCGCCACCGGGCCGTCGCGGGATCGCGCGAACTGGCCGGCTGGGCCGCCCGGGTGGCGGTGCTGTGGGCGCTGGTCCTCATCGGCCTTTCGGTCCTGGCCAGAGCGACCTTCGACATTCCCGTGCGCGACGAGACGGAGGCGGCCGTCGCGGATCTGCTGGGCGTCGCCCCGAAGGTCGGCTTCCGGACCGACATCCTCCTCACCCTCGTACTCGGCCTGATCTGGCTGGCCGGCATCCTCGTCCTGGCCCTGCTCGTATCGCGCGGTGCGCCGCTCCCGGGCCGCCTCGTGCGCTTCCAGGAGTCGGTGCGCCCGGCCGCGTATGCGATGGTCGTGCTGCTGCTGGCGTACGTCGTCGTGGGTCTGGTGGTCGCACTCGTCGTCCTGGCCGTCCGCGGGCACCCGGCCGACACGTTCGCCGTGATCCTCCTGGGGTTGCCGAACCTTGTCTGGCTCGCCTACACGCTGGGGCTGGGCGCGTCCTGGGAGGGGAAGGTGGACGGTCCCTTCGGGCTGCCGATGCCGCAGATGCTCGACTCCGTACTGCGTACGCCGGACATCTCCACGGTCGATGTCTCCACGCTCGCCGAACAGGACGGGCGGGCGTGGTGGCTGGTCGTCGCCGCCGCCGTGCTCACCGTGGCCGCCGCGTTCCTCATGGCGGTCCGCTCACCGGCCCGGATCCGGCCCTGGCAGCACGCCGTACACATGGCGGTGGCGCTCGTCCTCACCGTGCTGACCATCTGTCTCCTTGCGAGGGTCTCCGCGCACTACGGGGTGTCGCTGCTCGGTATCGGAGACCTCGGCCGCGGTCTCGGCGGAGAGCTGACGCTGCGTCCACGGTTGTGGTCCGCACTCGCTGTCGCCGCTCTCTGGGGCCTGGTCACCGGTTTCCTCGGTGGTCTGCTCGCCTCCAGGGTCGACCGGCGCGGCGAAGTGCCGGCGGACGGCTGA
- a CDS encoding ATP-binding protein, with protein sequence MIVWLNGTHGAGKTTTSALVQRLIPDSRVFDAEKVGETLMDITPGLPGTDNFQHWPPWRPLVVETARRVLEYTGGTLVMPMTVLVEQYWREISTGLAQHAIPVRHFVLHADQDTLRGRIEGDTLLGPSPFRLKYLEPYAEAARTWLHSEAEVVDTTHLTPAQAALQIAEAVKS encoded by the coding sequence ATGATCGTATGGCTCAACGGCACCCACGGCGCAGGCAAGACGACGACCAGTGCACTCGTGCAGCGACTGATCCCGGATTCACGGGTGTTCGACGCCGAGAAGGTCGGCGAGACGCTCATGGACATCACGCCGGGACTGCCCGGAACGGACAACTTCCAGCACTGGCCGCCGTGGCGGCCGCTCGTGGTCGAGACCGCCCGCCGCGTACTCGAATACACCGGCGGCACTCTGGTGATGCCCATGACCGTCCTGGTCGAGCAGTACTGGCGCGAGATCAGCACGGGCCTCGCCCAACATGCCATTCCGGTACGGCACTTCGTCCTCCACGCCGACCAGGACACCCTCCGCGGGCGCATCGAGGGGGACACTCTTCTCGGCCCCTCCCCATTCCGCCTCAAATACCTCGAGCCCTACGCCGAGGCGGCCCGCACGTGGCTGCACAGCGAGGCCGAGGTCGTCGACACCACACACCTCACGCCCGCCCAGGCCGCCCTGCAGATCGCGGAGGCCGTCAAGAGTTGA
- a CDS encoding lamin tail domain-containing protein, which yields MSRSARRFTASVLAAGALVAAAALPAAADDHGHDRGRYTSYSPVVLGQIQYDSPGRDDGSNRSLNDEWVTVTNTSRQTVNLRGWTLSDESRRTYRFDLRLAGRSSVRVHTGIGRDNGYDVYQDLRRYVWDNSDTATLRDSRGYTVDSKSWGRHHIGYGLGSILGYGLGLGHDRDRGRDNRRDHGRDHGRDNPRDHGRDNPRDNGRDNPRDHGRDNPRDNGRDNPRDHGRDNPRDNGRDNGRDHDRGGRR from the coding sequence ATGTCCCGTTCCGCACGGCGGTTCACCGCTTCCGTTCTCGCGGCCGGCGCCCTGGTGGCGGCCGCAGCACTCCCGGCTGCCGCTGACGACCACGGCCATGACCGCGGTCGGTACACCTCGTATTCGCCCGTCGTCCTGGGGCAGATCCAGTACGACAGCCCCGGACGCGATGACGGCTCCAACCGCAGCCTCAACGACGAGTGGGTCACCGTCACCAACACCAGCCGGCAGACGGTCAACCTCCGCGGCTGGACGCTCAGTGACGAGAGCCGCCGCACCTACCGGTTCGACCTGCGTCTGGCCGGTCGCTCCTCGGTGCGGGTCCACACCGGCATCGGCCGTGACAACGGCTACGACGTCTATCAGGACCTCCGTCGGTACGTCTGGGACAACAGTGACACCGCGACCTTGCGTGACAGCCGCGGCTACACGGTCGACTCCAAGTCCTGGGGCCGCCATCACATCGGGTACGGCCTCGGAAGCATCCTCGGATACGGCCTCGGCCTCGGCCACGATCGCGACCGTGGACGTGACAACAGGCGTGACCACGGGCGTGACCACGGGCGTGACAACCCGCGCGATCACGGGCGTGACAACCCGCGTGACAACGGGCGTGACAACCCGCGCGATCACGGGCGTGACAACCCGCGCGACAACGGGCGTGACAACCCGCGCGATCACGGACGTGACAACCCGCGCGACAACGGACGTGACAACGGGCGCGACCACGATCGTGGCGGTCGTCGCTGA